The Methanobrevibacter sp. genome contains a region encoding:
- a CDS encoding nicotinate phosphoribosyltransferase — MIENNICLLTDSYKVTHHYFYPKGTEKIYSYLESRVGAEFNKTIFYGLQYIIKKYLEGQVVSQEKIDEADKIISSHIGEGIFNKEGWEYILDKHCGKLPIEIKAVAEGTPVDVSNALMTVENTDKKSYWLPNYLEPLLLQVWYPSTVATLSAEVRKLANFYLEVTGSSKDNLDFMLHDFGYRGASSTESAMLSGSAHLLSFSGTDTIPSLSIPENYYNDSQLYGFSVQATEHSVMTSLGPDGELSQILNVIEKAKDGVLSLVIDSYNYRNFLQEAGKSGSELNEAILNFLDGETNKVVFRPDSGDPVSTTIDCLNLLSDGFGSHLTSKGYNVFDLNIGLLWGDGLNYQKIRDILFAMKSNGWAAENIIFGMGGGLHTAVNRDTQRNAFKCSAQLRDGKWHDIFKNPLDSSKKSKTGRFKLINQNNSFKTVSIDDEGEDCLQTVFRDGELLIDDDFANIKRRALVYSNYL; from the coding sequence ATGATTGAAAATAATATTTGTTTATTAACCGATAGTTACAAGGTAACTCATCACTATTTCTATCCAAAGGGCACAGAAAAAATCTATTCGTATCTTGAAAGCAGAGTGGGTGCCGAATTTAATAAAACTATTTTTTATGGACTTCAATATATTATCAAAAAGTACCTGGAAGGCCAAGTCGTCAGTCAGGAGAAAATTGATGAGGCAGATAAGATAATCTCATCTCACATTGGCGAAGGCATATTCAACAAGGAAGGATGGGAGTATATTTTAGACAAACACTGTGGTAAGCTTCCAATCGAAATTAAGGCAGTGGCTGAAGGGACTCCTGTTGATGTAAGCAATGCGTTGATGACTGTTGAAAATACTGACAAGAAATCATATTGGCTTCCAAATTACCTTGAACCATTGCTTTTGCAGGTCTGGTATCCGTCAACTGTTGCAACTCTTTCCGCTGAAGTTAGAAAACTCGCAAATTTCTATCTGGAGGTGACAGGCTCCAGCAAGGATAACCTGGATTTCATGTTGCATGATTTTGGATATAGGGGAGCATCTTCAACAGAATCCGCAATGCTGTCCGGTTCGGCGCATTTGCTTAGTTTTTCAGGAACTGACACAATTCCTTCCCTTTCAATACCTGAAAACTACTATAATGACTCTCAATTATATGGTTTTTCTGTCCAGGCTACAGAACATAGCGTAATGACTTCATTGGGTCCTGACGGGGAACTATCCCAAATTCTAAATGTCATCGAAAAGGCCAAAGATGGAGTGCTGTCTTTGGTTATTGATTCATACAACTACAGGAATTTCTTGCAAGAGGCTGGAAAATCAGGAAGCGAGTTGAATGAAGCTATTTTGAATTTCTTGGATGGAGAGACAAATAAGGTTGTATTCAGGCCAGATAGTGGAGATCCGGTATCAACAACAATTGATTGTCTGAATTTACTATCTGATGGTTTTGGATCCCATTTAACTTCAAAAGGATATAATGTATTTGACTTGAATATTGGTCTTTTATGGGGTGACGGTCTTAATTATCAAAAGATAAGGGATATCCTATTTGCGATGAAATCAAATGGCTGGGCCGCTGAAAATATTATATTCGGTATGGGTGGAGGCCTCCACACCGCAGTAAATCGTGATACTCAAAGAAATGCATTTAAATGTTCCGCCCAACTGAGGGATGGAAAATGGCATGATATATTTAAAAACCCTCTTGATTCAAGCAAAAAATCAAAAACTGGCAGATTTAAATTAATTAATCAAAATAATTCATTTAAAACAGTTTCGATTGATGATGAAGGTGAAGATTGTCTACAAACTGTATTTAGGG
- the rbr gene encoding rubrerythrin, with protein sequence MTDLKGSKTEQNLMAALAGESQARVKYEFYASQAKKDGYVEIKDIFQESSDNEKEHAKIWFKLLHDGKVPDTETNLADAAAGEHEEWTSMYKEFAEVAREEGFDDIAELFDAAGATEKAHEDRYNALSAKIKAGKVFKKDEEIAWKCNNCGYIHYGTDAPEVCPLCDHPQAHFRKKDESYI encoded by the coding sequence ATGACAGATTTAAAAGGCTCAAAAACTGAACAAAACTTGATGGCTGCACTTGCAGGCGAATCTCAAGCACGTGTAAAATATGAATTTTATGCATCTCAAGCTAAAAAAGATGGTTATGTGGAAATAAAAGACATTTTCCAGGAATCATCTGACAATGAAAAGGAGCATGCTAAAATTTGGTTTAAATTATTGCACGATGGGAAAGTACCTGACACTGAAACCAATCTTGCAGATGCTGCTGCAGGCGAACATGAAGAATGGACTTCCATGTACAAAGAATTTGCTGAAGTTGCACGTGAAGAAGGATTCGATGACATAGCAGAACTATTCGATGCAGCCGGCGCTACTGAAAAAGCACACGAAGACAGATACAATGCATTATCCGCTAAAATTAAAGCAGGTAAAGTATTTAAGAAAGATGAGGAAATTGCATGGAAATGCAATAACTGTGGATACATCCATTATGGAACCGATGCTCCTGAAGTATGTCCGTTATGCGATCACCCACAAGCCCACTTTAGAAAAAAGGATGAAAGTTATATCTAA
- the rbr gene encoding rubrerythrin yields MTDLKGTKTEANLQAAFAGESQAHTKYQYFAAKAKEEGYVQIHDIFMETSKNEREHAKIWFKLLHDEEIPDTIANLNAAADGENEEWTSMYKEFAETAKEEGFPMIAFLFEKVGAIEKEHEERYRTLLANVEADKVFNKEADIEWKCENCGFVFSGPNAPEKCPVCGLPKAHFEERAQNYK; encoded by the coding sequence ATGACTGATTTAAAAGGTACAAAAACTGAAGCAAACTTACAAGCAGCTTTTGCTGGTGAGTCTCAAGCACATACAAAATACCAATATTTTGCTGCTAAAGCAAAAGAAGAAGGATATGTTCAAATCCATGACATATTCATGGAAACTTCTAAAAACGAAAGGGAACATGCTAAAATCTGGTTTAAATTGTTGCATGATGAAGAAATTCCAGATACAATAGCTAACCTTAATGCTGCAGCTGACGGCGAAAATGAAGAATGGACTTCAATGTACAAAGAATTCGCTGAAACTGCTAAAGAAGAAGGTTTCCCAATGATTGCTTTCTTATTTGAAAAAGTAGGTGCAATAGAAAAAGAACACGAAGAAAGATACAGAACCTTACTAGCTAATGTCGAAGCTGACAAGGTATTTAACAAAGAAGCAGACATTGAATGGAAATGTGAAAACTGCGGATTTGTTTTCTCAGGACCTAACGCACCTGAAAAATGTCCTGTATGCGGACTTCCAAAAGCACACTTTGAAGAAAGAGCACAAAATTATAAATAA
- the mch gene encoding methenyltetrahydromethanopterin cyclohydrolase: MVSVNIEAKKTVDVMIEKADELNIAVETLGNGATVLDCGVNVDGSFKAGELYTKVCLGGLADVGISIPGDLSEKFALPSVKIKTDSPSISTLGSQKAGWSVSVGDFFALGSGPARAIALKPAETYEEIGYEDSEADLAILTLEADVLPGEDVAQYIADECKVDVKNVYLLVAPTSSLVGSIQISGRVVENGTYKMLEAIKFDVTKVKHAAGIAPIAPVDPDGLKAMGKTNDAVLFGGRTYYYVESDENDDVADVAAKLPSSAADGYGKPFFDVFKEAEFDFYKIDKGMFAPAEVVINDLTTGKIYKEGFVNADLLKKSFGVDE; this comes from the coding sequence ATGGTAAGTGTAAACATAGAAGCTAAAAAAACCGTAGATGTAATGATTGAAAAAGCAGATGAATTGAACATCGCTGTAGAAACTTTAGGAAATGGTGCTACTGTTTTAGATTGTGGTGTAAATGTAGATGGAAGCTTTAAAGCAGGAGAACTTTATACTAAAGTTTGTCTTGGTGGACTTGCTGATGTAGGAATTTCAATTCCTGGAGACTTATCTGAAAAATTCGCACTTCCTTCAGTAAAAATTAAAACTGACTCACCTTCCATTTCAACATTAGGTTCTCAAAAAGCAGGCTGGTCTGTATCTGTAGGAGATTTCTTTGCATTAGGTTCAGGACCTGCTAGAGCAATTGCTTTAAAGCCAGCAGAAACCTATGAAGAAATCGGTTATGAAGATAGTGAAGCTGATTTGGCAATCTTAACTTTGGAAGCTGATGTATTGCCTGGTGAAGATGTCGCTCAATATATTGCTGATGAATGTAAAGTTGACGTTAAAAATGTATACTTGCTTGTAGCTCCTACTTCTTCCCTTGTCGGATCCATCCAAATTTCCGGAAGAGTTGTTGAAAACGGAACCTACAAAATGTTGGAAGCTATTAAATTCGACGTAACCAAAGTAAAACATGCTGCCGGAATCGCTCCAATTGCACCGGTTGACCCAGATGGACTTAAAGCTATGGGTAAAACCAATGATGCTGTTTTATTCGGTGGAAGAACTTATTACTATGTTGAATCTGATGAAAACGATGATGTTGCTGATGTAGCAGCCAAATTACCATCTTCCGCTGCTGACGGATATGGTAAACCATTCTTTGATGTATTTAAAGAAGCCGAATTTGACTTCTATAAAATCGATAAAGGAATGTTTGCTCCTGCAGAAGTAGTAATCAACGATTTAACCACTGGTAAAATTTATAAGGAAGGATTCGTAAACGCAGATTTACTTAAAAAATCCTTTGGCGTAGATGAATAG
- a CDS encoding BspA family leucine-rich repeat surface protein, producing the protein MISKQLREFELLNTTTESIYELNGLRVLIILKNGSNLTSWREVENKEDIIYISEDLFGETNLAERYAGLTNLKAVIASGFGKIDDLHGLFSGCESLMDISSLESWDVSNVYDMSDMFCGCSSLEDISALANWKVNNLRNMSCMFLYCSSLEDLSALTNWDVSNVEDMHYIFSDCSSIRDISPLANWNVGNVRDMGCIFDFCLSLENISALANWDLSSVFNITAMFRCCVSLKNISALSKWDLTNMTSNSSLLSLFNNCTSLKDISALKSWDVSGISKMDGLFEGCSSLKDVSALKSWDVSNVIAMKDLFSGCESLENISSLSSWDVSKVGDMASAFNGCGKLEDISALESWDVSNVGDISLMFSGCESLADLNSLKSWNASNMTSANDLFNGCSALSDITALASWDISSLSSLEGVFQGCESLEDLSALANWDVSRIVSAEKLFAGCKALNDVSHLKKWNVSGLENINEMFKDCKELVNLNSLDYWIFKRIKFAYNVFENCDNLRFYPKWYGEDGFNESNVYLKEFSSLNRTTGNLFDLGELEVLIILKDGTNLTSWSDVRNRSDIIYVNENLSGKTDLSERYAGLTSLKAIYAFGANKVEKMNGTFSGCESLVDISFLKSWDVSNVSKMKFTFHKCRSLKNLSPLSFWDVSNVDDMAGMFLECRSLFEISSLNNWNVSNVRSMRAMFWNCSSLISTPVPNWNVSNLENMATMFFGCVSLENISFLNPWKVSNVKDMKDIFYGCTSLKKYPKWYKKK; encoded by the coding sequence ATGATTAGCAAGCAGTTAAGGGAATTTGAACTTTTAAATACTACTACTGAAAGTATCTATGAGTTAAACGGTTTGAGAGTTCTTATAATTTTGAAAAACGGATCTAACTTAACTAGCTGGCGTGAAGTTGAGAATAAAGAAGATATTATTTATATAAGCGAAGATTTGTTCGGTGAAACTAATCTGGCTGAGCGATATGCTGGTTTGACAAATTTAAAGGCAGTCATTGCTTCAGGTTTTGGCAAGATTGATGATTTGCATGGGCTTTTTTCAGGATGCGAATCATTGATGGACATCTCCTCTTTGGAATCGTGGGACGTATCAAACGTGTATGACATGAGTGACATGTTTTGCGGATGCAGTTCCCTTGAAGACATATCTGCCTTGGCTAACTGGAAGGTTAATAATCTAAGAAACATGTCTTGCATGTTCTTGTATTGTTCTTCACTGGAGGATTTGTCTGCCCTGACCAATTGGGATGTAAGCAACGTAGAAGATATGCATTATATTTTTTCAGATTGCAGTTCCATTAGAGATATTTCTCCTCTTGCTAATTGGAATGTAGGCAATGTGAGGGACATGGGTTGCATATTTGATTTTTGTTTGTCTTTGGAAAATATTTCCGCTCTGGCAAATTGGGATTTGTCAAGCGTGTTTAATATAACCGCAATGTTTCGCTGTTGCGTTTCTCTAAAAAATATTTCCGCTTTATCAAAATGGGATCTGACTAACATGACCAGCAATTCCAGTCTTTTATCTTTATTTAATAACTGCACATCCCTAAAGGATATTTCTGCATTGAAATCTTGGGACGTTTCAGGAATCTCAAAGATGGACGGATTATTTGAAGGATGCAGTTCACTAAAAGATGTTTCCGCCTTGAAGTCTTGGGATGTGTCAAATGTAATCGCTATGAAAGATTTATTTAGCGGTTGCGAATCATTGGAAAATATTTCTTCCTTAAGCTCATGGGACGTATCTAAGGTGGGCGACATGGCCTCAGCATTCAATGGCTGTGGTAAGCTGGAGGATATTTCTGCTCTTGAGAGCTGGGATGTCTCTAATGTTGGCGATATCAGTTTGATGTTTAGCGGATGCGAATCTTTAGCTGATTTAAATTCTTTAAAATCATGGAATGCATCTAACATGACATCTGCAAACGATTTATTCAATGGTTGCAGTGCTTTAAGTGACATTACTGCTTTAGCATCTTGGGATATTTCAAGTTTATCTTCATTAGAAGGAGTTTTTCAGGGATGCGAATCATTAGAGGACCTTTCCGCTTTAGCAAATTGGGATGTGTCCCGGATTGTCTCTGCAGAAAAGCTATTTGCCGGCTGTAAAGCTTTAAATGATGTGTCACATTTAAAAAAATGGAATGTGTCTGGCTTGGAAAATATAAATGAAATGTTTAAGGACTGCAAAGAGCTTGTTAATTTAAACAGTCTTGATTATTGGATTTTCAAGCGCATCAAGTTCGCTTATAATGTTTTTGAAAATTGCGATAATTTAAGATTTTATCCTAAATGGTATGGGGAAGATGGATTCAATGAAAGCAATGTTTATCTAAAAGAATTCAGTAGCCTTAACAGGACCACTGGAAATTTATTTGATCTAGGTGAGTTGGAGGTTCTCATTATCTTAAAGGACGGTACAAACCTGACAAGTTGGAGTGATGTTAGAAACAGGTCTGATATCATTTATGTTAATGAAAATCTGTCTGGAAAAACCGATTTGAGTGAGAGATACGCTGGATTAACTTCCCTTAAGGCGATATACGCTTTCGGTGCAAATAAAGTGGAGAAGATGAATGGAACGTTTTCAGGCTGTGAATCTTTAGTTGACATATCTTTTTTGAAATCTTGGGATGTGTCCAATGTGTCTAAAATGAAGTTCACTTTCCACAAATGCAGGTCTCTTAAGAATCTCTCTCCATTGTCATTTTGGGACGTGTCTAATGTGGATGATATGGCAGGAATGTTTCTGGAATGCAGGTCCCTTTTTGAAATTTCCTCCTTGAACAATTGGAATGTCTCTAATGTAAGGTCCATGAGGGCAATGTTCTGGAATTGCAGCTCTTTGATAAGCACTCCAGTGCCGAACTGGAACGTTTCCAATCTGGAGAATATGGCAACAATGTTTTTCGGATGCGTTTCTCTGGAAAATATTTCATTTTTAAATCCGTGGAAGGTCTCCAACGTTAAGGATATGAAGGACATATTTTATGGTTGCACTTCCTTGAAAAAATATCCAAAATGGTATAAGAAAAAATAA
- a CDS encoding nitroreductase family protein, which produces MSIIFKRHSVRRFTDEKVSDELINNLLRAGMQAPSACNAQPWEFIVVSKDEDKLAISKMHRFAGPAAKASHLIITLGNLNESKVHGMIEQDLGACNENILLQATHEGLGAVWLGFHPIEDRTFKLKEYLEIPDYCIPFSVICVGYPAHESEVKSRYDESKVHFDRF; this is translated from the coding sequence ATGAGTATTATTTTCAAAAGGCATAGTGTTCGCAGGTTTACAGATGAAAAAGTTAGTGATGAATTGATTAACAATCTATTGAGGGCAGGCATGCAGGCTCCATCAGCTTGTAATGCGCAGCCATGGGAGTTCATTGTCGTATCAAAAGATGAGGACAAATTGGCCATTTCCAAGATGCACAGATTCGCAGGTCCCGCTGCAAAAGCGTCTCATCTGATTATAACATTGGGAAATCTAAATGAATCTAAAGTTCATGGAATGATTGAACAGGATTTAGGAGCATGCAATGAAAATATCCTCCTTCAAGCAACTCATGAAGGGCTTGGAGCTGTATGGTTGGGTTTTCATCCTATTGAAGATAGGACATTTAAATTAAAGGAGTATTTGGAAATTCCTGATTATTGCATTCCATTTTCAGTTATTTGCGTTGGCTATCCTGCTCATGAAAGTGAGGTAAAAAGCAGATATGATGAATCCAAAGTTCATTTCGACAGATTTTAA
- a CDS encoding ClC family H(+)/Cl(-) exchange transporter, which yields MKNLEKTLKSVSENPKYIFKLTIQGIMVGIFAGLMVCLYRFLLYGSEHVLRDYLTIIHDNIFYVILFFIALTIMGLLVDWLTRWEVDSAGSGIPQVYAEVKGHMEANWAKVLFSKIVSGVLTALGGLSLGPEGPSVQIGGMAGKGIAKLFKGSKTDELRLILVGSAVGITAAFNAPLAGVIFVFEEINHGFDKTLVFIALVSAIVSDFISKVIFGQSTALTFPVLNIPLECYWILIVLGLIIGILGYIYNIGMIKSSDFVSNLKIPSWLKFVLVFLVSGVIALTIPEISDGGHFMMDMLNVGIPSLGVLIFLLLLKYLFSMFSFSSGAPGGIFLPILVLGAYIGAVFGSIVVPAFGWQEALIYKFVIISMAGFFAATVRSPITGVVLLAEMCGSTESLVAMIIVSLIAYVVPTLLGNEPIYESLYGRLLLNKNREYVKKPSKHVLSEYVVPLDCDYINFKIKDIPFPKNAIVVSIIRNGKYIIPTEDFNIQYSDQINILTDVNDYPYVREEIERLFGG from the coding sequence ATGAAAAATCTTGAAAAAACATTGAAATCTGTGAGTGAAAATCCCAAATATATTTTTAAGCTAACCATTCAGGGAATCATGGTGGGCATATTTGCAGGATTGATGGTTTGTCTTTACAGATTTTTACTTTATGGTTCAGAGCATGTTTTACGAGATTATTTGACTATTATTCATGACAATATATTTTATGTTATTCTATTTTTCATTGCCTTGACTATCATGGGTCTTTTAGTGGATTGGCTGACTAGATGGGAAGTCGATTCTGCAGGAAGCGGCATTCCCCAAGTTTATGCTGAGGTAAAAGGCCATATGGAAGCTAATTGGGCGAAGGTATTGTTCTCTAAAATCGTTTCGGGTGTGCTAACTGCATTAGGTGGCCTATCACTTGGTCCTGAAGGTCCATCAGTCCAAATCGGCGGTATGGCTGGAAAAGGCATTGCCAAACTATTTAAAGGTTCTAAAACTGATGAATTGAGATTGATACTGGTAGGTTCTGCTGTGGGTATTACGGCAGCATTCAATGCACCTCTTGCAGGTGTGATATTCGTTTTTGAAGAGATTAATCATGGATTTGACAAGACTTTGGTTTTTATCGCATTGGTATCGGCCATTGTATCTGATTTCATATCCAAAGTTATTTTTGGACAGTCAACTGCATTGACATTTCCAGTTTTAAACATTCCTCTTGAATGCTATTGGATTTTAATCGTTTTAGGTCTGATAATTGGTATTTTGGGCTATATTTACAACATCGGAATGATAAAGTCCAGCGATTTTGTTTCCAACTTGAAAATCCCATCATGGCTTAAATTCGTATTGGTGTTTTTGGTGTCAGGCGTCATAGCATTGACAATACCTGAAATAAGCGATGGGGGACACTTTATGATGGACATGTTGAATGTAGGCATTCCATCCCTTGGTGTCTTAATATTCTTGTTATTGTTGAAATATCTGTTTTCAATGTTTTCATTCTCATCTGGAGCTCCAGGAGGAATATTTTTGCCAATCCTGGTATTGGGAGCATATATCGGGGCAGTGTTCGGGTCCATTGTTGTTCCTGCATTCGGTTGGCAGGAAGCCTTAATATATAAGTTTGTCATTATCTCCATGGCAGGATTTTTCGCAGCTACAGTACGTTCGCCGATTACGGGTGTGGTGCTTCTAGCTGAGATGTGCGGTTCAACAGAATCCCTTGTTGCAATGATTATCGTTTCGCTGATAGCCTATGTGGTTCCAACACTTTTAGGAAACGAGCCAATTTATGAATCATTATATGGTAGGTTATTGCTAAACAAAAACAGGGAATATGTCAAAAAGCCATCAAAACATGTGCTATCAGAATATGTTGTTCCGCTGGACTGTGATTACATCAACTTTAAAATTAAAGATATTCCTTTCCCTAAAAATGCAATTGTGGTTTCTATAATTCGCAATGGAAAATATATAATTCCTACTGAGGACTTTAACATTCAATATAGTGACCAGATTAATATATTGACGGATGTTAATGACTATCCGTATGTACGTGAAGAGATTGAAAGGTTATTCGGTGGTTAA
- a CDS encoding transcription factor S, translated as MEFCPDCGKMLMPKNGKIKCRCGYEKSLSNEDIEDQYHMEGETNPEAKVIVTDRNNVALPTTKITCYKCGGTKGYWWTVQTRSADEAPTNFIRCAKCGNTWRSSN; from the coding sequence ATGGAATTCTGTCCTGATTGCGGTAAAATGTTAATGCCTAAAAATGGCAAGATTAAATGTAGATGCGGCTATGAAAAATCATTGAGTAATGAAGATATTGAGGATCAATATCATATGGAAGGAGAAACTAATCCTGAAGCAAAGGTTATTGTGACCGATAGGAATAATGTGGCTCTTCCAACTACAAAAATAACCTGCTATAAATGTGGCGGAACAAAGGGGTACTGGTGGACAGTGCAAACAAGGTCTGCCGATGAGGCTCCAACTAATTTTATAAGATGCGCAAAATGCGGGAATACCTGGAGAAGCTCTAATTAG